Proteins encoded by one window of Polaribacter haliotis:
- a CDS encoding glutamine--tRNA ligase/YqeY domain fusion protein, which yields MSEEKKSLNFLEQIIEEDLANGMPKENLRFRFPPEPNGYLHIGHTKAIGISFGLGQKYNAPVNLRFDDTNPAKEEQEYVDAIKNDVSWLGYKWAEECYSSDYFQQLYDWAVLLIKDGKAYVDSQTSEEMRLQKGTPTQVGTNSPFRNRSVEENLELFQGMKDGKFKEGEHTLRAKIDMASDNMLMRDPLMYRIMFKDHHRTGSDWCIYPMYDWTHGESDYLEQISHSLCSLEFKPHRELYNWFRDNVYEYSKDSYPNPPKQREFSRLNLSYTIMSKRKLLTLVENGIVSGWDDPRMPTISGLRRRGYTPASIRSFVETVGVSKRENIIDVALLEFKIREDLNKTAKRVMAVLDPVKVVITNYPEGKEEMLDANYNDYEEGFGSREVPFSREIYIEREDFREEANKKFFRLKLGSEVRLKNAYYIKAESCTKDADGNITEIQCTYDPLTKSGMDTEESKRKVKGTLHWVSAKHAINAEVRAYDRLFLDEAPDSHKDKDYMEFINPDSLEIINAYLEPSLQTAEIGERFQFQRLGYFNVDDDSTTDKLVFNKTVGLRDSWSSKK from the coding sequence ATGTCTGAAGAGAAGAAATCGCTCAATTTTTTAGAGCAAATTATTGAAGAGGATTTGGCTAATGGAATGCCAAAAGAGAATTTACGGTTCCGTTTTCCACCAGAACCAAATGGATATTTACATATTGGTCATACAAAAGCAATCGGTATTAGTTTCGGTTTAGGGCAGAAATATAATGCGCCTGTAAACTTGCGTTTCGATGATACAAACCCTGCAAAAGAAGAGCAGGAATATGTAGATGCTATTAAGAATGACGTTTCTTGGTTGGGCTATAAATGGGCGGAAGAATGTTATTCTTCAGATTATTTTCAGCAATTATATGACTGGGCAGTTTTATTGATAAAAGATGGTAAAGCGTATGTAGATTCTCAAACATCTGAAGAAATGCGCTTACAAAAAGGAACGCCAACTCAAGTTGGTACAAACAGTCCTTTTCGCAATAGATCTGTGGAAGAAAACTTGGAATTGTTTCAAGGAATGAAAGATGGAAAATTTAAAGAAGGAGAACATACTTTACGTGCAAAAATAGACATGGCAAGCGATAACATGCTAATGCGAGATCCATTAATGTACAGAATTATGTTTAAAGATCATCACAGAACTGGTTCTGATTGGTGTATTTATCCAATGTACGATTGGACGCATGGAGAAAGTGATTATTTAGAGCAAATTTCGCATTCTTTGTGTTCTTTAGAGTTTAAACCTCACAGAGAATTATACAATTGGTTTAGAGATAATGTGTATGAATATAGTAAAGATTCGTACCCAAATCCGCCAAAACAACGTGAATTTTCTCGTTTGAATTTGAGTTACACAATTATGAGCAAACGTAAATTGTTGACTTTAGTTGAAAACGGAATCGTTTCTGGTTGGGACGACCCAAGAATGCCAACAATTTCTGGATTAAGAAGACGTGGTTACACACCTGCTTCTATTAGAAGTTTTGTAGAAACAGTTGGTGTTTCTAAACGTGAAAATATAATTGATGTCGCGCTTTTAGAGTTTAAAATCCGTGAAGATTTAAATAAAACTGCAAAAAGAGTAATGGCAGTTTTAGATCCTGTAAAGGTGGTAATCACAAATTATCCTGAAGGAAAAGAAGAAATGTTAGATGCCAATTATAACGATTATGAAGAAGGTTTTGGAAGCAGAGAAGTTCCATTTTCTAGAGAGATTTATATAGAAAGAGAAGATTTTAGAGAGGAAGCAAATAAGAAGTTTTTCCGTTTGAAATTAGGAAGTGAAGTGCGTTTAAAAAATGCGTATTATATTAAAGCTGAAAGTTGTACAAAAGATGCAGATGGAAATATTACTGAAATTCAGTGTACATATGATCCATTAACAAAATCTGGAATGGATACTGAAGAAAGTAAACGTAAAGTAAAAGGTACTTTGCATTGGGTTTCTGCTAAACACGCTATTAATGCAGAAGTGAGAGCGTATGACAGGTTGTTTTTAGATGAAGCACCAGATTCGCATAAAGACAAAGATTATATGGAATTTATTAACCCTGATTCTTTAGAGATTATTAATGCTTATTTAGAGCCAAGTTTACAAACTGCAGAAATTGGCGAGCGTTTTCAGTTTCAACGTTTGGGGTATTTTAATGTTGATGATGATTCTACTACCGATAAATTGGTTTTTAATAAAACTGTTGGATTACGTGATTCTTGGAGCTCTAAAAAGTAG
- a CDS encoding aldo/keto reductase, with protein MKYTKLPNTDIKVSKICLGTMTWGNQNTQEEGFEQMDFALEQGVNFFDTAELYSVPATPETYGATEKIIGNWFAKTGNREKVVLASKIAGGGDYTKHIREGGLNKKNIKEAIEGSLKRLQTDYIDLYQLHWPNRGVNVFGTRDFPTDTAKDEVENYLEIIQTLNDLIQEGKIRQYGLSNETPWGTMKYMQTAELNKLARPITIQNSYSMIHRGYEAGMSEVSLREDIGLLAYSPLAQGVLSGKYLDGNLPEGARGTLFPRFVARYMGDGSLEAVKRYEAIAKKAGITLSEMSLAFVNQLPFVTSNIIGATKISQLKENIGSINIDLSEETLKEIEEVHKDIPNPAP; from the coding sequence ATGAAATACACAAAACTCCCAAATACCGATATAAAAGTTAGCAAAATATGTTTAGGAACCATGACTTGGGGAAACCAAAATACCCAAGAAGAAGGTTTCGAACAAATGGATTTTGCTTTAGAACAAGGTGTTAATTTCTTTGATACTGCAGAATTATATTCTGTTCCTGCAACTCCAGAAACGTATGGAGCAACAGAAAAAATTATCGGAAATTGGTTTGCTAAAACTGGAAATAGAGAAAAAGTAGTTTTGGCAAGTAAAATTGCTGGTGGTGGAGATTATACAAAACACATTAGAGAAGGTGGTTTGAATAAGAAAAACATTAAAGAAGCAATTGAAGGAAGTTTAAAACGTTTGCAAACAGATTATATCGATTTGTATCAATTACATTGGCCAAATAGAGGTGTAAATGTTTTCGGTACAAGAGATTTTCCAACAGATACTGCAAAAGATGAAGTTGAAAACTATTTAGAAATCATTCAAACTTTAAATGATTTAATACAAGAGGGAAAAATTAGACAATATGGTTTGTCGAACGAAACTCCTTGGGGAACTATGAAATATATGCAAACAGCTGAATTAAATAAATTGGCAAGACCAATTACAATTCAGAATTCATATTCTATGATTCATAGAGGTTATGAAGCAGGAATGAGTGAGGTTTCTTTAAGAGAGGATATTGGTTTGTTAGCCTATTCTCCTTTAGCACAAGGTGTTTTATCTGGAAAATATTTAGATGGAAACTTACCAGAAGGCGCAAGAGGAACTTTATTTCCACGTTTTGTTGCACGTTATATGGGTGATGGTTCTTTGGAAGCTGTAAAAAGATACGAAGCAATTGCAAAAAAAGCTGGAATTACATTATCGGAAATGTCTTTGGCGTTTGTAAATCAATTGCCATTTGTAACCAGTAATATTATTGGTGCTACAAAAATTAGTCAATTAAAAGAAAATATAGGTAGCATTAACATCGATTTATCAGAAGAAACTTTAAAAGAAATTGAAGAAGTTCATAAAGATATTCCTAATCCTGCGCCTTAA
- a CDS encoding zinc ribbon domain-containing protein, which yields MSDQIRNYTCPKCNCKTYKLGQMRATGGTLSKIFDVQNQKYTSVTCELCTYTEFYKTKTSAISNVFDFFTN from the coding sequence ATGAGCGATCAAATTAGAAATTACACGTGTCCGAAATGCAATTGCAAAACCTATAAATTAGGACAAATGCGTGCAACTGGCGGAACGTTATCAAAAATTTTCGATGTTCAAAATCAGAAATACACCAGCGTAACATGCGAACTTTGTACCTACACAGAATTTTACAAAACCAAAACCAGCGCAATTAGTAACGTATTCGACTTTTTTACCAATTAA
- a CDS encoding DUF6370 family protein, producing the protein MKKLLFLSLFMIAFSCGNKKEVTQVAEVSCGQCQFDLDSEDGCSLAVRLDDKAYFVDGFNIDDFGDAHDEKIGFCNVVRKGEITGEVVDGRFVASSLKLVDSEKKQKH; encoded by the coding sequence ATGAAAAAATTACTTTTTTTATCCCTATTTATGATTGCTTTTTCTTGTGGAAATAAGAAAGAAGTAACACAAGTTGCAGAAGTTTCATGTGGACAATGTCAATTTGATTTAGATTCTGAAGATGGGTGCAGTTTAGCGGTTCGTTTAGACGATAAAGCTTATTTTGTTGATGGTTTTAATATCGACGATTTTGGAGATGCTCATGATGAGAAAATCGGTTTTTGTAACGTAGTTCGTAAAGGAGAAATTACTGGCGAAGTTGTTGATGGAAGATTTGTTGCAAGTTCTTTGAAGTTGGTGGATTCTGAAAAGAAACAAAAACATTAA